The genomic segment TTTGCAGCGCCTAAAACTTTTATCATAAATTCTGAGTTATTATGATTTGGAACATATCTTATAACCAATTTTATTTCATCTTTATATTCATTCAATACTTTTTTAACAGCAGGGTGAAAAGCTCTACATGAACCACATTCAGGGTCTAACCACTCAACAACAGTCACTTTTGCATCTTTATTTCCAAAAACAGGAGAATGATCTCTAATAAAAGGAGCTCCATCACTTGACATAGAAGACAATTCTTCTACTTTACTTTGTTTATAAAACGAACTTACAGCAAAAAAACCTGCCAGTAAAAGAATTAAAGAGATAAATACAATTTTTTTATTTTTCATTTAAGAAACCTTTTTATTAGAAATATATAACGCTAGAAAAATACTAACATAAGCAATAAGAGATAAAAAAGGAATAGTTATAAAACCAAACCAGTTAATATACTCAGTTGAACAAGGAACACCTTGTACACAAGGAACAATACTTTCAGGAATTATTCCAAACATCAATAGGTTATGGTAAATACTAAAAGATAAACCAATTAATACAAGAGGCATTGCATATTTAAACAGTTTATCATCTGGATACAATAAAGCCATAAGAAAAATAAGCACAAGGGGATACATAAAGATTCTTTGATACCAGCACATAGAACAAGGAACAAACTCCATTACTTCAGAGAAGAACAAAGAACCAAGCGTAGCTATGGATGCAATTAGAAAACAAAAGAATACAATATTTGAAGGTAGTATTTTAGGATTCAAGATTTTCCTTTAATAGTTTTTAAATAAGAATTTTATTCAATTAAGATATAAAATTCTATCTATTTTAAGTTAACAAACTATTAATAAAATAAACAAATGAAACCCTAAACTTCCCTCTTTATAAAGTGAATATAATTTTTTATATCTTTTTTTTTAACTTATATATACAATAGTGACAGAAAATCAACACACCCTCTCATAACAAAATGGAATACAATCGCCCTACGTAAAAGAATTTTCCAAAATAAATAAATAAATAAATGATTAGCCTTTATAAAAAAGAACTCGAAGATATAAAAAAATACTGTCAAATTAAAAGTTTGTAGCAAACTGCAAATTATGAAAAGAAAATATTAATGAATGCGGAGGAAAATACACAAACTACTTATTTGGAATTAAAAGTTAATTAACATATAAAACAGTCTTTTCCTGCTTTCTTTGCTTTGTACATTTTATCATCTGCATTTTTATACACTTCTTGCCAAGAAGTAAAGTCATTAAAGTTTGAAATACCAACAGAAAAGGTCACTTTGTATTCTTTATTTAAAAATTGTTTTTTTACTTCACTTTGTAAACTTTTAGTGTAAAAAATTAATTGATCCAGGTTCATATTCATAACGATTATTGCAAACTCTTCGCCTCCCGTTCTAAAAATATAATCTGCATCTGTTCGACTTACTTGCTGAAATACTATTGCTAAAGTTTTTAAAACAAAATCTCCTTCTTCATGTCCACAAGCATCATTAATTGTTTTAAAATTATCTATATCCAAAAATATTAATGAGGCCACTTGATCATTTCGTTTGACCTGTATAAAAACTTCTTCACCTTTTAATGTAAAGTATCTTCTATTATATAATTTCGTCAAATCATCTCTAATACTTTGGAGATAGAGTTTCTTTTTGATTTCTTCATTTTCTGCTTCTAAAATCTCTCGTTTAGCTTCAGCCTCAATTCTTAAGACAAATATTTTTGCAATTTCTATCATTTGTTCATGATAATCTCTTTTGTTATAAGATAATATAGCGACGTGTCCAAAACATTCACCTTGATCATTATGAATAGGCAGTCCCAAAAAACTTTCCATTTTACTTTTTTTACTGGCCTTGAAATTTAAATAAACATCTTCTTTTATTAATACAACATTATTATTATATACCAATTGACAGGGAGTATCATCTAAGTTAAACTCTTCTACAAAATTTTCTAAAGTTGAATATAAGACTTTGACATTTTTTGTATTCTTAATTTCCACTGCATGTGTAATAAAGACTAAATCTGCACAAAATAATTTCTTGAGTTCTTCACAAATAATTTGAAGAAACTTTTTCCCTAAATGAGGAGATGTTATTTCCATCATTGATTTAAGAACTTCGTATGAATCAACTTTAAGTTTTTGCATAGTCATCCTCTCTTTCTTGAATTTATTACTTTAGTGGCATTTTCACTGTTATAAATTATAACATAAGACTAAATCAAACAAATAATTTTATATTTTAAACAACTATTTCCTTAGCAAACATTTTTTACAAGCTAAGAAAGGAAGATATAATTATTATATGAATGAGACTTCTGTACTTTTAAAAAATACACGTACATATTTTTTAACAAGATTTTTTTTGTCCTGATGAGTGTAGTTATATCCCTTAATTTCCTGAATAATTCTAGTACTAACAAAAATTATCGAAGAGCAATTAAAATTATTGTTTAATTTATTTTTATAACAAAGAAGTAGCACTTACTTACGCTAATATATAGTTAAAATGGTATTTATATGATTTTATCTTAAGTTATAAATTATTAAGATGTGGACCAGATAGTTAAGTAATTTTAAGATATTACTTTTGTAAAGATTCAAATACTATAGAGTGTATTTTTAGGATTTACTGAATAACTGGAGATTAAAATGATTGATAAAGACACTATATATTCTGTATTTGATATAGAATCACAAACATTACAAAAATGGCAAAAAACAATTAATTTGTTATCCTCTTTGTTAAACTTACCTTCTGCATTAATAATGAGGCTTAATAAAAATAAAATAGAAGTTTTCATCAGTAGTGAGGATGAAAATAGTCCTTATAAAAAAGGAGATAATGATTTTTTCTATAATTCTGGATTATATTGCGAGCATGTTATTAAAACACAAAGTATACTTAATGTAAAAAATGCGCTAACTGACCTGAGATGGAAGAATAATCCCGATATTAAATTAAATATGATTAGTTACCTGGGCCTTCCCATTAATTTAGCTCAAGGTGAACCTTTTGGAACTATATGTGTTTTAGATAATATAGAGAGAACGTATAATGAAGAGCAAATAGCTTTGTTAAATGCATTTAAAAACATTATTGAAGAAGACTTAAAAAACATCTCTTTATATAAAAAAATATTTAAGTCTGAAAAAATTGCTTCACTTGAAAATTTACTTGCAGGAGTCTCTCATGAAATAAATACTCCAATAGGAATTGCTCTAACAAGTATTACACATTTAAAAGAATTAACAACAAATTTAAAAAGTAAACTTAATCATGAACATATGTCGGAAGAGGATTTACAAAACTATTTGGATTCATCCCTTGAGCTTAGTGATTTATTATATTGCAATTTAAATAAATCAGTTAAAATAATAAACAGTTTTAAAGAAATAAGCCGGGATCAACTGAACGAAGAAAGAAAAGAATTTAATATTAATGAATACTTAGAAAAAGTATTAATTAGTTCGAATTCTATTATGAAAAATACAAACATTAATATTACGATAACTTCAAGTGAGAATATTACAATAAAGTCATACCCTGGGGTATTTTCACAAGTCATTACAAGTCTAATTAGTAATTCCATTATGCATGCTTATGATGACAAACAAAAAGGAGAAATTATTATAAATTATAAAAAAGTCAATAATAACATAATACTTAATTACAAAGATGATGGAAAAGGAATTAAGAATGACAACATTGATAAAATCTTTGATCCTTTTTTTACAACTAACTGTAAAAGCGTAAATAAAGGATTAGGATTAAATTTAATTTATAACTTAATAAATAAACAACTTAATGGAACAATAAAATGTACTCCCAATCTTAAAAATGGCGCCGAGTTTATTATTGAATTCCCTTGCGAATAGAATGGTTTTATATAAAATTTAAAATCTTTTAACATATAAATATTTTGTATCTATTTCATGATAATTTACTAGATAATTTTATATTTTAGAATAGGAGTTATTTTATACTACCCCAGATTGAACATATACTATTAATTTTTCATAAATTTAATTTTATGAATACGCTTTTTCAGACATTAATTTACGCCAACCAGAAACATTTACTGGACCCTTTTTACGGATAATAAAATTACGTAATAATCGTCCTAAATAATAGTTTCCCATTGATGCTAATTTTATAATTTGATTTGATTCTTTAAGAACCCATTCAATACGAGGTTTTCTTATTTTTTCAAACTTACTTAAAGTATCACAAATAGAGTTCTCTTTTAATAAACTTATTAGACAATTTACATCTTCCAATCCCAAAGCAACTCCTTGCTGTAACGTAGGAGGGCATCCATGCAAAGCATCTCCAAGAAGAAGAACTCGTTTATTGACTGCTTCAATAGTACTTACAGATTTCAATTCTCCCGTAATTATTTCAGATGAGTCAGAAAGTTGATTCAAGACCTTACTTACTGGTTCACAATAATCTTTAAATATCTCAGATAAGGCATTCAGAGGATTTTTTTTATGCCAATACCCATTTTTATCAGTAGTTTGACCATAACAATATACTGTATTATCTCCCATTGGATAAATCATAAACGCATTATCTGTTCCTAAATAATAAATAGGATGTTTATCAGTCGTATTCATTCTTGCTGTAAATCTCCAATTAGTAATATCAGGTTTTAAAATAGTTGTATTTGTAAATTCTAAACTTCGTATTTGAGAGTTAATTCCATCGGCACCTATAAGTAAATCAAAATATTCGGTGTCCCCATTAGAAAATAAAACTGACACACCTTTATTTGAATTTTTCATTGTTAAAATTGTGGTATTAAATTTCACCTGACTATTCGATTCTTCTCTAATAATTTCAAGCAATTTATTTCTGCTTAAAGAAACGAAGGGAGCTTGGTTTAAAGGTTTTTCAATAAGAGACGTTTTACTTAAGGTTTTTCCATCTTTTAAAGCATACTCGATATCGAAAACTTGATGGGCAGCCTCCATGATTTTTTTAGAAAAGCCTAACTTTTTAAGTTCAATCATTGCATTTCCAGGAAGACAAATTCCTGCACCTTCAATACTGTATTGTTCTACTTTTTCAATTATAGTAGTAAGATGACCTTGCTTAGAAAGCGCATGGTCTAAAGATGTACCTATAATTCCTGCACCTACAATTAAAATTTTGTATTGATTCATACATTGACCTTCATGTTTTATTATTGCTGAAAATTATAACTAAAAATATTATAAAAGACATCAAAAATGAAATCGATAATAAAAGATACAGAACAGGTACTTAACAAAGAAGGCATAGCGTTATGAATAAAACAATAGATTTTCAAGTATTAGAACTAATACCAGAACTTCATTTAGTAAAAAGAACTAAAGAAGAAGGTTTTAGCATATATTTATAAAGAGTGGAATATAGCGGTTTAATGAGAATCTATATGATTTGTTATACTAAAAAGGAAAGTTTAAAAACTTTCCCATTCATCTGCATCCGATTTTTCTTCTTTAATAATTCTTGGTTCTGCTTTTTTTACTCTGTAAGGTTTAGGAGATTTTTTAACAGGTAAACTTTCTTCTATGACTTTTTTAGGAGCAAGAGTTTCGGTATGTACTTCAACACTGCCTTTTCCAATAAAATCAGCTTCATTTGCTTGATCAACAATACCTTTAGCCATTAAACTTGTAGATTCTGCAATTAGAGCTGTTTCACTAGCAACTGCTGCATTTTCTTGTGTACCTTGATCAAGTCTAGTAATAGCATCGTTTATTTGTTCAATACCTGTTTGTTGTTCTTTAGAAGATAAAGCAATATCATTAATCGTTTCTGTTGTTTTTTTGATATTTGTATTTAAAATATTGTAACCCTCTATCATTTTATCAGCACTTTGTTTTCCAAGATTGGTTTTAACAGTTGCTGCTTCTACTAAATCTTTTATTTCTTTTGCTGCTTCTGCTGATCTGCTTGCAAGATTTCTTACTTCTTGAGCAACCACTGCAAATCCTTTTCCAGCTTCTCCTGCTGTTGCTGCTTCAACAGCTGCATTTAAAGACAAGATATTTGTTTGAAATGCAATTTGATCAATAACAGTAATCGCATCTGCAATAGCTTGCGTTTGAGAATTAATTTCATCCATAGAATCAACCGTAGAACTTGCAAGTTTTTGCCCAGAATCAATAGACTCTTTTAATTCATTTGAATATTCTGCCATTTTTGATATGTTATCTGTAGTATGAATAATAGTACTTGTAATTTCTTCTAGTGCTGCTGCTGTTTCTTCTAAAGAAGCTGCTTGGGCATTAGAACTTGTACTTAAAGAAGTAACATTAGCAGATAATCTGCTTGCATTTTCTTCCAGCGTTGAACCATTTTTTAAACTGTCTAATAATAATTTGTTGATAATAATAGACAAATCATTTAAACCTTTAGATACTTTTCCACTTGGATTATCAATGGTGGAAGTAAAGTCTAATTTTGTATATTTTTCCAATAAACTTGTTATTTTGTTAATATCTCCATCAACATTTTCTTCAACATTTTCAAGCATTTCATTAAAAATTACTTTTAACTCTTGTAAAGCTTCATTTTGTGTTGATTTTTCAACTTTATACGTTAAATGACCTTCTTTAACTTTTTGAACTACTCGTTTAACATCATTGATTAATGCTGCGTCTTGTTCCATCAAAGATTTTGTTTTTACAACATTTTCATTAATTATCTTAGCCATAGTTCCTATCTCATCATTTGAACTGTCATCTAAATGAGAAACTTCTTTATTTTCTTTGTTAATGTATTTAAAAAAGTTTAATAAACCCTCTTGGAATCTTTGAAGAGGTTGAAAAATTACTTTGTTAGAAATCATTGCCATAATAAAAGCAAGTAATATCATAATAAAAAAGATAATGATAATATTGGTAATTATTGTATCTTTTATGGCCATAAAAGTTTTTTCTTTCATTAATGTAACTCTGTCTTCAATATCATCAATATAAGCACCCGTTCCAACTATCCAATCCCATTTTTCAAATTTCTGAACGTACGATAATTTTTTAGTTGCTTCTTCTTCTTTTGGTTTTTGCCAAGAATAAGCTACTACTCCACCTTCTACTTTAGCATTGGCTGCTATTACAATTTCTTGAAATAAATATATTCCATTAGGATCTTTTAAGTCTTTTAAGTTTTTACCATTTAAAGAAGGTTTAACAGCATGCATAATCATTACATGATTAGAATCATTTATCCAAAAATAACCTGTTTTTCCATATTTCATATTCGATATTGCTACTAAGGCTTCTTTTTGAAGACGCTCTGTTACATTATCAACATATTCACCTGTACCAATTACCCAATTATAAGGTTTAAACAGTTTTACAAAGGATACTTTTTCTTGGGGTTCATCAAAACCAGGTTTAGACCATAAATAATCTACAAAACCTTCACCTTTATTTTTTCCAATTTGAGCAAATTCCCAAAAAATTCTTTTTCCACCCTTATCTTTAAAAGCAGAAAGATCTTTACCATTTAAAGAAGGTTTAATTGGATGCATAACCATTTTTGCATCCAAATCATTAATCCAAAAATATCCAGATTTTCCATATCTTGTTGCTTCAACTGCACTTTTAATAATCTCTTTTAATTCTTCATCATCCATGGTTCCGTGATATTTTTTGTATTCACCTTCCATAATTGACAACAGAAATTTTGTTTGGTCTTTTAAATACAGTTCTACTTCTTCTTTTACTTTTTCTTTAGAAGTACGTTTTTCATAAGATTCAATTGTTTTCATTACTAAAGACACATAATTTTGTAATTCTTCTTTTTTTGTTTTGTAGGCTTCTTCTTCAAATTGTTTAATTACAATTTCAGATGTATTTTGCAAAGAAATAACAGATTGAATAATTGTAATAGTTGAAACAACAACAATGGAAGAAATTACAATAATAAGTAATTTTGCTTTAATTGAGACAGATTTGAACATTTTTGATCCTTTAGTAAGCCACTGTTGATTCTGGTTTACTATTTGTTTACAATTAAAACATTATTTTTGTTAATTTAAAATTAAAAATTATTTTTAGTAAAAATTATCAATACTTATTTTAATAATGACATTTAAAGTAAGTATTAACAATCAAGAAGATGCAGATTATAGTACTTGAGAATGACTTTTAACATTTATTTAAGTTATTAATCACATTTAAAGAACAACAATCCTACCACTTATAAAACAATAAACTTAAATAAATAATATTTAATTACATCAAATAATAATTAAATTAAAGAAGTATTTTGAGTTTTAATTATTTTAGTAGCAGTTAAAAATATATAGTTCTTGCCTGTTAGTGTTACTCTAAATTTTTTTTGCTGTAAGTACTTTTTACAAAAATAGATATCTTTATGTAAAACCGACATCTCACTGTAAGAATAGTTTTTTGCTTTTGCACCAAAAATCATTTCTCCACCCATCCACCTGCAATTAGGGAAACCAAGTATTATGGCCCCATCTTTATTTAAATATTCTTGAACCAAAGACATAAAAAGTAATTTAAAGTTTAAACTTGAACTTTGTAAAGTGCCAATACTAATAAGTAAGTCTGTTCTTTCTAAGTTTAAGCTTTTTAAATCATTTATATCATGAGTATGAAAAACAGCATTAGAAGGGAATCTATCTTTTGCAATCTTTATTGCACTTGGACAAAAATCAACTCCCACTAATTTTAATTTATCAAAATCTTCTTTGTTTAATAATTTAGAAATAACTTCAAATTCATCTGCTCTGTTTACCCCAAGATTTAAAATATTTTTTCGTGTATGTACTTTTACATTTTTTAGGGCTTCCACATAAGTATTAATATAAGAAGGTTCTTCATTTTTATTAATTAAAGAAAAAGAAGAAGACTCTCCATATTTCTCTAGTTTAAGATTTTTGTCATTGTGAAAAGACTGTTCAAGATCTAATTTGTGAAAAGACAAAAGAATTGTAGATGTACTTATGATTTTAGGTGTAAGAAGTTTACAAAACAGTACTTCCGCTAGATCATTCCATGCTTTATAAGATCTATACACATAAGTAATACCTTCTTTAATAATTATTTGTCCTGCATGAGCATCAAGCGCTGCGTCTGGATTTAATACTTCAATAGAACTCGTATTGTTAGCTTTTAAATAAATAAGTATATCTTGCATACTTTCATTGGTAAATTTTTTCATTTCATACTTTGTTTTTGAAATTATAGCCATTCAACATGAAAAGTAGTATAAGATAAGACCATTACAATATTAGGACATAAAATGAAATATACAAGCCAATCAGAGAAAAGTGTAGAAGAAGTATCGTTAAGCATCCAAGAAACAGTAAAACAGTTTAAATTTGGGGTATTGCACATACATAATATAAAAGAAACGCTGATAAGTAAAGGAAAAGATTTTAAAAAAGAATGTTTGGTATTGGATATTTGTAATCCAGACTATGCAAAAGAAATTTTAGATCAAGATATGGAACTATCCATGATACTTCCTTGTAAAATATCCATTTACAAAGATGAAAATACGACAAAAATATCTATGTTAAAAATATCTGAATTAATTCCTTTATTAAATAAAGACTTAAAAGAAAAAGCACTTGAAATAGAAAAAATACTTTTAGAAATCATATCTTTGTCAAAATAAAGAATAATAAAACATAGAAATAAAATTTAATTATTTTGTGAGATATCAACATTACTTTAGTATAATAAAAAAATTACAAAGGAGTTATTTACTTGAAAAAAATCTTATGCATTGCACTTGGTTTAAGTGCACTATATTTACCAAATGTTTTAGCAAATAATACCAATACTCTTCTTGAAAAAAAGGAAGTATTAGTAGGTTATTATGGTCGTCCAAATACAGCATCCCTTGGAATACTTGGGCAAAGTAGTATTAAAGAACTGGTTGTTAAAATGAAAAACAAGTCAAAATACTATTCAGAGGAATTAAACAATAGTATTAATGTAAAAATGGCTTTTCATTTAATTTATGCACTGGCAACAAAAGATCCAGGAAATGATAATGATTATATCTTGAATTTGGGTGAGAAAACAGTAATGAAGTATATAAAAGCTGCAAAAGAAGAAGGTTTTGCAGTAATAATAGATTTACAACTGGGAACACAAACACCTTTAGAAGCGGTACTTCCTGTTCTTAAATATCTTAAGTATGATAATGTACATTTAGCTATTGATCCAGAATTTAAAATACCTACTCACAGACGTTATCCGCCAGGACGTTATATTGGTCATATTTTTGGAAAAGATTTAAATGCTGCACAAGAAGTTATGAATGATTATT from the Campylobacteraceae bacterium genome contains:
- a CDS encoding thioredoxin domain-containing protein, which produces MKNKKIVFISLILLLAGFFAVSSFYKQSKVEELSSMSSDGAPFIRDHSPVFGNKDAKVTVVEWLDPECGSCRAFHPAVKKVLNEYKDEIKLVIRYVPNHNNSEFMIKVLGAAKRQNLYNEVLEVIYYYQPVWADYKNPKPKLIWSYLENVKGLDIAQLKEDFKDPIFIDHLNLDRIDGQTLKVRATPEFFVNGKLLVDFSYKGLLNLVESEIYKN
- a CDS encoding disulfide bond formation protein B, with the protein product MNPKILPSNIVFFCFLIASIATLGSLFFSEVMEFVPCSMCWYQRIFMYPLVLIFLMALLYPDDKLFKYAMPLVLIGLSFSIYHNLLMFGIIPESIVPCVQGVPCSTEYINWFGFITIPFLSLIAYVSIFLALYISNKKVS
- a CDS encoding GGDEF domain-containing protein — translated: MQKLKVDSYEVLKSMMEITSPHLGKKFLQIICEELKKLFCADLVFITHAVEIKNTKNVKVLYSTLENFVEEFNLDDTPCQLVYNNNVVLIKEDVYLNFKASKKSKMESFLGLPIHNDQGECFGHVAILSYNKRDYHEQMIEIAKIFVLRIEAEAKREILEAENEEIKKKLYLQSIRDDLTKLYNRRYFTLKGEEVFIQVKRNDQVASLIFLDIDNFKTINDACGHEEGDFVLKTLAIVFQQVSRTDADYIFRTGGEEFAIIVMNMNLDQLIFYTKSLQSEVKKQFLNKEYKVTFSVGISNFNDFTSWQEVYKNADDKMYKAKKAGKDCFIC
- a CDS encoding HAMP domain-containing histidine kinase encodes the protein MIDKDTIYSVFDIESQTLQKWQKTINLLSSLLNLPSALIMRLNKNKIEVFISSEDENSPYKKGDNDFFYNSGLYCEHVIKTQSILNVKNALTDLRWKNNPDIKLNMISYLGLPINLAQGEPFGTICVLDNIERTYNEEQIALLNAFKNIIEEDLKNISLYKKIFKSEKIASLENLLAGVSHEINTPIGIALTSITHLKELTTNLKSKLNHEHMSEEDLQNYLDSSLELSDLLYCNLNKSVKIINSFKEISRDQLNEERKEFNINEYLEKVLISSNSIMKNTNINITITSSENITIKSYPGVFSQVITSLISNSIMHAYDDKQKGEIIINYKKVNNNIILNYKDDGKGIKNDNIDKIFDPFFTTNCKSVNKGLGLNLIYNLINKQLNGTIKCTPNLKNGAEFIIEFPCE
- a CDS encoding FAD-dependent monooxygenase, producing the protein MNQYKILIVGAGIIGTSLDHALSKQGHLTTIIEKVEQYSIEGAGICLPGNAMIELKKLGFSKKIMEAAHQVFDIEYALKDGKTLSKTSLIEKPLNQAPFVSLSRNKLLEIIREESNSQVKFNTTILTMKNSNKGVSVLFSNGDTEYFDLLIGADGINSQIRSLEFTNTTILKPDITNWRFTARMNTTDKHPIYYLGTDNAFMIYPMGDNTVYCYGQTTDKNGYWHKKNPLNALSEIFKDYCEPVSKVLNQLSDSSEIITGELKSVSTIEAVNKRVLLLGDALHGCPPTLQQGVALGLEDVNCLISLLKENSICDTLSKFEKIRKPRIEWVLKESNQIIKLASMGNYYLGRLLRNFIIRKKGPVNVSGWRKLMSEKAYS
- a CDS encoding cache domain-containing protein, whose amino-acid sequence is MFKSVSIKAKLLIIVISSIVVVSTITIIQSVISLQNTSEIVIKQFEEEAYKTKKEELQNYVSLVMKTIESYEKRTSKEKVKEEVELYLKDQTKFLLSIMEGEYKKYHGTMDDEELKEIIKSAVEATRYGKSGYFWINDLDAKMVMHPIKPSLNGKDLSAFKDKGGKRIFWEFAQIGKNKGEGFVDYLWSKPGFDEPQEKVSFVKLFKPYNWVIGTGEYVDNVTERLQKEALVAISNMKYGKTGYFWINDSNHVMIMHAVKPSLNGKNLKDLKDPNGIYLFQEIVIAANAKVEGGVVAYSWQKPKEEEATKKLSYVQKFEKWDWIVGTGAYIDDIEDRVTLMKEKTFMAIKDTIITNIIIIFFIMILLAFIMAMISNKVIFQPLQRFQEGLLNFFKYINKENKEVSHLDDSSNDEIGTMAKIINENVVKTKSLMEQDAALINDVKRVVQKVKEGHLTYKVEKSTQNEALQELKVIFNEMLENVEENVDGDINKITSLLEKYTKLDFTSTIDNPSGKVSKGLNDLSIIINKLLLDSLKNGSTLEENASRLSANVTSLSTSSNAQAASLEETAAALEEITSTIIHTTDNISKMAEYSNELKESIDSGQKLASSTVDSMDEINSQTQAIADAITVIDQIAFQTNILSLNAAVEAATAGEAGKGFAVVAQEVRNLASRSAEAAKEIKDLVEAATVKTNLGKQSADKMIEGYNILNTNIKKTTETINDIALSSKEQQTGIEQINDAITRLDQGTQENAAVASETALIAESTSLMAKGIVDQANEADFIGKGSVEVHTETLAPKKVIEESLPVKKSPKPYRVKKAEPRIIKEEKSDADEWESF
- a CDS encoding methyltransferase domain-containing protein, with protein sequence MKKFTNESMQDILIYLKANNTSSIEVLNPDAALDAHAGQIIIKEGITYVYRSYKAWNDLAEVLFCKLLTPKIISTSTILLSFHKLDLEQSFHNDKNLKLEKYGESSSFSLINKNEEPSYINTYVEALKNVKVHTRKNILNLGVNRADEFEVISKLLNKEDFDKLKLVGVDFCPSAIKIAKDRFPSNAVFHTHDINDLKSLNLERTDLLISIGTLQSSSLNFKLLFMSLVQEYLNKDGAIILGFPNCRWMGGEMIFGAKAKNYSYSEMSVLHKDIYFCKKYLQQKKFRVTLTGKNYIFLTATKIIKTQNTSLI
- a CDS encoding DUF302 domain-containing protein; its protein translation is MKYTSQSEKSVEEVSLSIQETVKQFKFGVLHIHNIKETLISKGKDFKKECLVLDICNPDYAKEILDQDMELSMILPCKISIYKDENTTKISMLKISELIPLLNKDLKEKALEIEKILLEIISLSK